The proteins below come from a single Halomonas binhaiensis genomic window:
- a CDS encoding Tex family protein — translation MDAHAKIISRLADELAVKVSQVAATVELLDGGATVPFIARYRKEVTGGLDDTQLRTLEERLGYLRELEERRAAVLAAIEEQGKLTDELAASIHAADTKQRLEDLYLPYRKKRRTKAQIAREAGLEPLADALLADPSLDPEKEAQGYLREAEGDIPAIEDAKAALDGAKQILMERFAEDPELVGSLRERLWQEGELVSQLIAGKEQEGAKFSDYFEHDEPLAKVPSHRALAMFRGRNEGVLALSLRFPGEDEAPVHPAQVAIARHVGVADEGRAADRWLAEVVRWTWRVKLYTHLETELMGRLRERAEGDAIDVFAANLKDLLLSAPAGPRATLAIDPGLRTGCKVAVVDATGQFLEQATIFPHAPRNQWDASLAELARLVDKHDVELIAVGNGTASRETDKLAADLLKAMSGRRLSKVMVSEAGASVYSASEYASKELPDLDVTIRGAVSIARRLQDPLAELVKIEPKSIGVGQYQHDVSQVQLSRSLEVVIEDCVNAVGVDLNTASSALLSRVAGLNPALAENIVSRRNAQGAFRDRRDLLDVSRLGPKTFEQCAGFLRIMNGDNPLDASAVHPEAYPVVERIAQKNGRELSALIGDSATLKHLKPAEFADERFGVPTVTDIIKELDKPGRDPRPEFRAAEFREGVETLKDLEPGMILEGTVTNVTHFGAFVDIGVHQDGLVHISALSDRFVEDPRSVVKAGDIVKVKVMSVDLERARIALSMRLSDDPSQAEGSSNKRGGERPAQRRRGEQGGNRGGQQGRREEAAPMGALGAALLKARQKS, via the coding sequence ATGGACGCACACGCCAAGATCATTTCTCGCCTGGCCGACGAACTGGCGGTCAAGGTTTCTCAAGTAGCGGCGACTGTCGAACTGCTCGATGGCGGCGCTACCGTTCCTTTCATCGCACGTTATCGCAAGGAAGTCACCGGTGGGCTGGACGATACACAGCTGCGGACCCTGGAAGAGCGCCTTGGCTACCTGAGAGAGCTGGAAGAGCGCCGCGCAGCGGTGCTGGCCGCGATTGAAGAGCAAGGCAAGCTCACCGATGAGCTGGCTGCCAGCATTCATGCCGCTGACACCAAGCAGCGCCTGGAAGACCTGTATCTCCCATATCGCAAGAAGCGTCGTACCAAGGCCCAGATTGCCCGTGAAGCGGGGCTGGAGCCTCTGGCCGATGCGCTGTTGGCTGATCCGTCACTGGATCCCGAAAAGGAAGCACAGGGTTATCTGCGCGAAGCCGAGGGCGATATCCCTGCCATCGAAGATGCCAAGGCAGCTCTGGATGGGGCCAAGCAGATCCTGATGGAACGCTTTGCTGAAGACCCGGAACTGGTGGGTTCGCTGCGCGAACGTCTGTGGCAGGAAGGCGAGCTGGTCAGCCAGTTGATTGCCGGAAAGGAGCAGGAGGGCGCCAAGTTCTCCGACTACTTCGAACATGATGAGCCTCTGGCCAAGGTGCCATCCCACCGAGCCCTGGCCATGTTCCGCGGGCGCAATGAAGGCGTGCTGGCACTGAGCCTGCGCTTCCCTGGTGAGGATGAAGCTCCCGTGCATCCCGCGCAGGTGGCGATTGCCCGCCATGTGGGAGTTGCCGATGAGGGACGTGCCGCTGACCGCTGGCTGGCCGAGGTGGTGCGCTGGACCTGGCGGGTCAAGCTCTATACTCACCTTGAAACTGAGCTGATGGGTCGTCTGCGCGAGCGTGCAGAAGGAGATGCCATCGATGTCTTTGCTGCCAACCTGAAAGATTTGCTGCTGTCGGCCCCGGCTGGCCCGCGGGCGACACTGGCCATCGACCCGGGCTTGCGTACCGGCTGCAAGGTCGCTGTTGTCGATGCTACTGGCCAGTTTCTCGAACAGGCCACTATCTTCCCCCACGCTCCGCGCAACCAATGGGATGCATCTCTGGCGGAACTGGCGCGCCTGGTCGACAAGCATGATGTCGAACTGATCGCCGTGGGGAACGGTACGGCCAGTCGCGAGACCGATAAGCTGGCTGCCGACCTGCTCAAGGCCATGAGTGGTCGCCGCCTGTCCAAGGTCATGGTTTCCGAGGCCGGGGCTTCGGTGTACTCGGCCTCGGAATATGCTTCCAAGGAACTGCCGGATCTGGATGTCACCATTCGTGGGGCTGTATCCATTGCTCGCCGTCTGCAGGATCCTCTGGCCGAGCTGGTCAAGATAGAACCCAAGTCCATTGGTGTTGGTCAGTATCAGCACGATGTCTCCCAGGTCCAGTTGTCCAGGAGTCTGGAAGTCGTGATAGAGGACTGCGTCAACGCCGTTGGGGTGGACCTCAATACGGCTTCCTCGGCGCTGTTGTCCCGGGTGGCCGGGCTCAACCCCGCTCTGGCCGAAAACATCGTTTCGCGGCGCAATGCCCAGGGGGCCTTCCGTGATCGTCGTGATCTGCTCGATGTCTCGCGCCTGGGGCCCAAGACCTTCGAGCAATGTGCCGGTTTCCTGCGCATCATGAATGGAGACAACCCGCTGGATGCCAGTGCTGTGCACCCTGAAGCCTATCCGGTGGTAGAACGTATCGCCCAGAAGAACGGTCGTGAGCTGTCAGCGCTGATAGGAGATAGCGCTACGCTCAAGCACCTCAAGCCTGCTGAATTTGCCGATGAACGTTTCGGTGTGCCCACCGTGACGGACATCATCAAGGAACTGGACAAGCCTGGACGGGATCCGCGACCTGAGTTCCGTGCTGCGGAGTTCCGGGAAGGCGTAGAAACGCTCAAGGACCTGGAGCCGGGCATGATTCTTGAAGGCACTGTGACCAATGTCACTCACTTTGGCGCCTTCGTGGATATCGGTGTTCATCAGGATGGCCTGGTGCATATTTCTGCGCTCTCCGACCGTTTTGTCGAAGATCCCCGCTCTGTGGTCAAGGCGGGAGATATCGTCAAGGTCAAGGTCATGAGTGTCGACCTGGAGCGTGCCCGTATCGCCTTGTCGATGCGCCTGAGCGACGATCCGTCCCAGGCCGAAGGCAGCAGCAATAAACGCGGCGGCGAGCGTCCAGCTCAGCGACGCCGGGGAGAGCAGGGAGGCAACAGGGGCGGTCAGCAGGGACGTCGCGAGGAAGCGGCTCCCATGGGCGCACTCGGGGCTGCACTGTTGAAGGCTCGACAAAAAAGCTAG
- the gshA gene encoding glutamate--cysteine ligase has product MSTSLSLLLERLRGPAAARRFGRLRRGIEKEGLRVDDQGAISPLPHPWALGSKLTHPHITTDYSEALLEYITPVYSRPEQALEFLADLHRYTYRHLDGEWVWPASMPSRLNGNDSIPIADYGNSNVGIMKHVYRKGLDVRYGRIMQSIAGVHYNVSLPDDLWTLLKTLDGQEELSLDEYRSSRYFDLIRNFRRHSWLLLYLFGASPALDTSFLPDGKVPQGLQRHAKRTLLSPYATSLRMSDLGYQNKVQDQLRICFNSLSNYVNTLRHAISSPWPDYEALGVRQGDEWQQLNANILQIENEYYSDIRPKRVARHDETPSQALEARGVEYIEVRCLDINPFASVGIDVTETRVVDTFLMWCLLRESPWITDAECDHLDDNRRLVVERGREPGLELFDGNQRRSLQEWGSAILDEMAGVAALLDRLETGTPHGDALAEMTPRMADPSLTPSGRVMTLLLESGEDFIDVMQDIARKQADSLQAAPMESSREDQLEQLVEASHQQQVQIEESDQCDFPTFLADYFERARESRALSFVSSLMDRPPADGSAKHGEHY; this is encoded by the coding sequence TTGTCCACATCGCTTTCATTGCTCCTCGAACGCCTGCGTGGCCCGGCTGCGGCACGACGCTTTGGTCGCCTACGTCGCGGTATCGAGAAGGAAGGGCTCAGGGTCGATGATCAGGGTGCAATTTCCCCTCTTCCACATCCTTGGGCATTGGGGTCCAAGTTGACCCATCCGCATATCACGACGGATTACTCTGAAGCACTGCTCGAGTACATCACGCCGGTGTACAGTCGACCAGAGCAAGCCCTGGAGTTTTTGGCCGATCTGCATCGCTACACCTATCGCCACCTGGATGGCGAGTGGGTCTGGCCGGCCAGCATGCCATCGCGCTTGAATGGCAACGACAGCATTCCGATCGCCGACTATGGAAACTCCAACGTCGGTATCATGAAGCATGTCTACCGCAAGGGACTGGATGTGCGCTATGGACGTATCATGCAGTCGATCGCCGGGGTGCATTATAACGTTTCCCTGCCGGACGACCTCTGGACCTTGCTCAAGACCCTGGATGGTCAGGAAGAGCTGTCGCTGGACGAATACCGTTCATCACGTTATTTCGACCTGATCCGCAATTTCCGCCGTCATAGCTGGTTATTGTTGTATCTGTTCGGCGCCTCACCAGCCCTGGATACCAGCTTCCTTCCCGATGGCAAGGTACCGCAAGGTTTGCAGCGCCATGCCAAGCGCACTTTGCTGTCGCCTTATGCCACAAGCCTGCGCATGTCCGACCTGGGCTACCAGAACAAGGTCCAGGATCAACTGCGGATCTGCTTCAATTCGCTGTCCAACTACGTCAATACGTTGCGTCATGCGATTTCTTCGCCCTGGCCTGACTATGAGGCCCTGGGCGTCAGGCAGGGTGATGAGTGGCAGCAGCTCAATGCCAACATCCTGCAGATCGAGAACGAGTATTACAGCGACATACGTCCCAAGCGTGTCGCTCGACATGATGAAACCCCGAGCCAGGCACTGGAAGCGCGCGGGGTGGAATATATCGAAGTCCGCTGTCTCGATATCAACCCCTTTGCCAGTGTCGGCATAGACGTCACCGAAACGCGGGTAGTGGATACTTTCCTGATGTGGTGTCTACTGCGCGAGAGTCCCTGGATCACCGATGCGGAGTGTGATCACCTCGATGACAATCGTCGTCTGGTGGTGGAGCGCGGTCGTGAGCCAGGACTGGAGCTGTTCGATGGCAACCAGCGTCGTTCCCTGCAGGAATGGGGCAGTGCGATTCTGGATGAGATGGCGGGGGTGGCTGCATTGCTGGATCGCCTGGAAACCGGCACTCCTCACGGTGATGCCCTGGCCGAAATGACTCCTCGCATGGCGGACCCCTCCCTGACGCCTTCTGGACGCGTAATGACGCTGCTCCTGGAAAGTGGTGAGGATTTCATCGATGTCATGCAGGACATCGCCCGGAAGCAGGCCGACAGTCTGCAGGCTGCTCCCATGGAGAGTTCTCGGGAAGACCAGCTCGAACAACTGGTGGAAGCTTCTCATCAACAGCAGGTGCAGATCGAGGAAAGTGATCAATGTGATTTCCCGACCTTCCTTGCCGATTATTTTGAGCGTGCACGAGAATCACGTGCCTTGTCCTTTGTAAGTAGCCTGATGGATAGACCGCCGGCCGATGGTTCGGCCAAGCATGGAGAGCATTACTGA
- a CDS encoding disulfide bond formation protein B, whose amino-acid sequence MGDWTLRQWSLTGFVLCVAMMAAALVMEHVFGLEPCPLCVFQRVAVIAAGVVFLVAALHGPRGRAGAIIYGVLASLAVLAGAGIAGRHLWLQSLPADQVPSCGPGLDYMLDVMPFQQVLNNVLSGSGECAEVGARFLGLSIPGWTLIGFLVLLVCAFGMLFSGRGRGTAYRWNG is encoded by the coding sequence ATGGGTGACTGGACCTTGCGTCAATGGAGTCTGACGGGCTTTGTGCTGTGTGTGGCGATGATGGCCGCCGCACTGGTGATGGAACATGTGTTTGGTCTTGAGCCATGCCCATTGTGTGTCTTTCAACGGGTGGCGGTGATTGCTGCCGGTGTGGTGTTCCTGGTAGCCGCCTTGCATGGTCCGCGTGGCAGGGCAGGTGCCATCATCTATGGCGTATTGGCCAGCCTGGCAGTACTGGCGGGTGCAGGAATTGCCGGGCGTCACCTGTGGCTGCAGTCTCTCCCCGCTGACCAGGTGCCAAGCTGTGGTCCCGGGCTGGACTATATGCTCGATGTGATGCCGTTCCAGCAGGTATTGAACAATGTGCTTTCCGGCTCAGGAGAGTGCGCTGAGGTCGGTGCGCGTTTCCTTGGCTTGTCGATTCCTGGCTGGACCTTGATCGGCTTCCTGGTGCTGCTGGTGTGTGCTTTTGGCATGCTGTTCAGTGGCCGTGGTCGTGGCACTGCCTACCGTTGGAACGGCTAA